One window of Hydrogenimonas thermophila genomic DNA carries:
- the acnB gene encoding bifunctional aconitate hydratase 2/2-methylisocitrate dehydratase: MGFMADYEKHVKEREALGVPPLPLTAEQTAQVIELLKEIPIVEEEKLLDLLQNRVPPGVDDAAYVKAAFLNDIVQGKAKTAAISPVNAVKMLGMMLGGFNVKPLVDALAHEDAEVAQEAANQLKHTMLVYDAFNDVKELADKGNKYAKEVLESWANAEWFLSRPELPEEITVTVFKVPGETNTDDLSPASEAFTRSDIPLHANSMLVAKMDDPLGTIKKLKEKGHPVAFVGDVVGTGSSRKSGINSVQWHIGEDIPGVPNKRTGGVIIGGIIAPIFFNTAEDSGALPIEAPVENLETGDVITVKPYEGKILKNGEVVSEFKLKPNTLPDEVRAGGRIPLIIGRNLTRKAREALGMGEENIFARPEQPEGKEGVGYTLAQKMVGQACGMEGVRPGMYVEPEVKTVGSQDTTGAMTRDEIKELAALSFGADLVMQSFCHTAAYPKPADIKLQHTLPEFITSRGGVSLRPGDGVIHSWLNRMVLPDTVGTGGDSHTRFPIGISFPAGSGLVAFAAVTGTMPLNMPESVLVRFKGELQPGITLRDLVNAIPYYAIKQGLLTVEKKGKKNIFAGRVLEIEGLPFLKCEQAFELSDASAERSAAACTVKLDKEPVIEYINSNIKLLEAMIDNGYEDKRTIQRRIDNMKKWLENPVLLEADENAEYAAVIEIDLNDITEPIVACPNDPDDVATISEVLADPKRAKKIDEVFVGSCMTNIGLFRALGEVLKGKGQVPTRLWITPPTKMDEKQLIEEGYYAIYGAAGARTEIPGCSLCMGNQARVADNAVVFSTSTRNFDNRLGKGAQVYLGSAELAAVCAILGRIPTKEEYLDIVPQAISGKEEDVYKYLNFHLVDKETLEYMVS, translated from the coding sequence ATGGGTTTTATGGCCGATTATGAAAAGCATGTAAAAGAGCGTGAAGCACTTGGTGTACCTCCGCTTCCTCTTACTGCAGAGCAGACAGCACAGGTAATTGAGCTTCTAAAAGAGATTCCTATTGTTGAAGAGGAAAAGCTTCTAGATCTTTTACAAAATCGTGTTCCACCGGGAGTTGATGATGCTGCATATGTTAAGGCTGCATTCTTAAACGATATTGTTCAAGGAAAAGCTAAAACTGCTGCTATTTCTCCAGTTAATGCAGTTAAAATGCTTGGTATGATGCTTGGTGGATTTAACGTTAAGCCACTTGTTGACGCTCTTGCACATGAAGATGCTGAAGTTGCACAAGAGGCTGCTAATCAGTTAAAACACACTATGCTTGTTTATGATGCATTTAACGATGTTAAAGAGCTTGCTGACAAAGGCAACAAATATGCAAAAGAGGTTCTTGAGAGCTGGGCAAATGCTGAGTGGTTCCTAAGCCGACCTGAACTTCCTGAAGAGATTACTGTTACAGTATTTAAAGTTCCTGGTGAAACAAATACTGACGATCTCTCTCCTGCAAGTGAAGCATTTACAAGAAGTGATATTCCTTTGCATGCAAACAGTATGCTTGTTGCTAAAATGGATGATCCACTTGGTACTATCAAAAAACTTAAAGAGAAAGGTCACCCAGTTGCATTTGTAGGTGACGTTGTAGGAACTGGTTCTTCTCGTAAATCTGGTATTAACTCTGTTCAGTGGCATATTGGTGAGGATATTCCTGGTGTTCCTAATAAGCGTACTGGCGGTGTTATTATTGGTGGTATTATTGCTCCTATCTTCTTTAACACAGCAGAAGACTCTGGTGCACTTCCAATCGAAGCTCCAGTAGAAAATCTTGAAACTGGTGATGTTATCACTGTTAAGCCTTATGAAGGCAAAATCCTTAAAAATGGCGAAGTTGTAAGTGAATTTAAACTTAAGCCAAATACACTTCCAGATGAAGTTCGTGCAGGTGGACGTATTCCACTTATCATTGGACGTAACTTAACAAGAAAAGCTCGCGAAGCACTTGGAATGGGTGAAGAGAATATCTTTGCACGCCCTGAACAGCCAGAAGGTAAAGAGGGTGTAGGTTATACACTTGCACAAAAAATGGTTGGACAAGCATGCGGTATGGAGGGTGTTCGCCCAGGTATGTATGTTGAGCCTGAAGTTAAGACAGTTGGAAGTCAAGATACTACAGGTGCTATGACTCGTGATGAGATTAAAGAGCTTGCTGCGCTTAGCTTTGGTGCTGATCTTGTTATGCAGTCTTTCTGTCATACAGCTGCTTATCCAAAACCGGCAGATATTAAACTACAGCACACATTGCCTGAGTTTATTACAAGCCGTGGTGGTGTTAGCCTTCGACCTGGTGATGGTGTTATCCACAGCTGGCTAAACAGAATGGTTCTTCCAGATACAGTTGGTACTGGTGGTGACAGCCATACACGTTTCCCAATCGGTATTAGTTTCCCTGCAGGTTCTGGTCTTGTTGCATTCGCAGCAGTTACAGGTACAATGCCTCTAAATATGCCTGAGTCTGTTCTTGTTCGCTTCAAAGGTGAATTGCAGCCTGGTATTACACTACGTGACCTTGTTAATGCAATTCCTTACTATGCGATTAAGCAAGGATTGTTGACTGTTGAGAAGAAAGGTAAGAAAAACATCTTCGCAGGTCGCGTTCTTGAGATTGAAGGTCTTCCATTCCTTAAGTGTGAGCAGGCATTTGAGCTTTCTGATGCATCAGCAGAGAGAAGTGCTGCAGCTTGTACTGTAAAACTTGATAAAGAGCCAGTTATTGAGTACATCAACTCAAACATCAAGCTTCTTGAAGCTATGATTGATAACGGTTATGAAGATAAACGAACTATTCAGCGCCGAATCGACAATATGAAAAAATGGCTAGAAAACCCTGTTCTTCTTGAAGCTGATGAGAATGCAGAGTATGCTGCAGTTATCGAAATTGATCTTAACGACATTACTGAGCCAATTGTTGCATGTCCAAATGATCCAGATGATGTTGCAACAATTAGTGAAGTTCTTGCTGATCCAAAACGTGCTAAGAAGATCGATGAAGTATTTGTTGGCTCTTGTATGACAAACATAGGTTTATTCCGTGCTCTTGGTGAAGTTCTAAAAGGTAAAGGACAAGTTCCTACAAGACTTTGGATCACTCCACCTACAAAAATGGATGAGAAACAGCTTATCGAAGAGGGTTACTATGCAATTTATGGTGCAGCAGGTGCGCGTACTGAGATTCCTGGATGTTCACTATGTATGGGTAACCAAGCACGTGTTGCTGATAATGCAGTTGTATTCTCAACTTCAACACGTAACTTTGACAACCGCCTTGGTAAAGGTGCACAAGTTTATCTTGGTAGTGCAGAGCTTGCAGCTGTATGTGCGATTCTTGGACGCATTCCAACTAAAGAAGAGTACCTTGATATCGTACCTCAAGCAATCTCTGGCAAGGAGGAAGATGTTTATAAATATCTTAACTTCCACCTTGTTGACAAAGAGACACTTGAGTATATGGTTAGCTAA
- the dtd gene encoding D-aminoacyl-tRNA deacylase, with protein sequence MIALLQRVSRSKVTVDGETVGEIGLGYNILLGVLKEDDEADIEKLVQKIVNLRVFADENGKMNKNILDVKGEALVVSQFTLAGNVKKGRRPSFDNAMPPDEAKRLYEEFCLQLGKHIEVQTGKFGAMMEVEIINDGPVTFIIDSKEL encoded by the coding sequence TTGATAGCCCTTTTGCAACGTGTTAGCCGCTCTAAAGTAACTGTAGATGGTGAAACTGTTGGAGAGATTGGTTTGGGTTACAATATTTTGCTTGGTGTACTTAAAGAAGATGATGAGGCAGATATAGAAAAACTGGTGCAAAAAATCGTAAATTTAAGAGTATTTGCTGATGAAAATGGCAAGATGAATAAAAATATTTTAGATGTTAAAGGTGAGGCACTTGTAGTTAGCCAGTTTACACTTGCCGGCAATGTTAAGAAGGGCAGAAGACCAAGTTTTGATAATGCTATGCCGCCAGATGAAGCAAAAAGGCTTTATGAAGAGTTTTGTTTGCAACTTGGCAAACATATAGAGGTTCAAACAGGCAAGTTTGGCGCAATGATGGAGGTTGAGATCATTAATGATGGACCTGTAACATTCATCATAGACTCCAAGGAGCTTTGA
- the wrbA gene encoding NAD(P)H:quinone oxidoreductase, with product MKILVVYYSMYGHIHQMAQAVAEGAKMVEGAEVELRRVPETLPTEVLEKMGAIEPQKVFAHIPICSLEELASADAIIFGTPTRFGNMCGQMRQFFDSTGELWKDGTLVRKVGGVFTSASTQHGGLESTILSCHITLLHQGMIIVGLPYSFQGQMGVDKIRGGSPYGASTIAGADNSRIPDENELDGARFQGRHIATITSKLVQ from the coding sequence ATGAAGATATTAGTAGTTTACTACTCAATGTATGGGCATATTCACCAAATGGCACAAGCTGTAGCTGAGGGGGCAAAAATGGTTGAAGGAGCAGAAGTGGAGTTGCGTCGTGTACCAGAGACACTCCCTACAGAGGTGTTAGAAAAGATGGGAGCCATAGAACCGCAAAAAGTATTTGCCCATATACCAATTTGCAGTTTGGAAGAGTTAGCATCTGCAGATGCAATAATTTTTGGTACACCTACAAGATTTGGAAATATGTGCGGACAGATGCGTCAATTTTTTGATTCAACAGGAGAGCTTTGGAAAGATGGAACGTTAGTAAGAAAAGTTGGAGGTGTTTTTACCAGTGCATCTACACAACACGGTGGTTTGGAGTCTACCATCCTTAGCTGTCACATTACTTTGCTACATCAAGGAATGATCATAGTAGGATTGCCCTACTCATTTCAAGGACAGATGGGGGTAGATAAAATTCGTGGCGGATCACCTTATGGAGCAAGTACTATTGCAGGAGCAGATAACTCTCGCATACCAGATGAAAATGAACTTGATGGTGCAAGATTTCAAGGCAGGCACATTGCTACAATAACATCAAAACTTGTACAATAG
- a CDS encoding DUF6868 family protein, which translates to MSIETIREFLGWSSLINIGVLLFYSMFIILWRSKIAPIHMRIFQLGENDVSRGYFQYLSYYKILIIIFNIVPYFALVIMD; encoded by the coding sequence ATGAGTATAGAGACAATAAGAGAGTTTTTGGGTTGGTCCTCTTTAATCAATATAGGGGTATTGTTATTCTATTCAATGTTCATAATTTTATGGAGAAGTAAAATAGCACCTATTCATATGAGAATATTTCAGTTGGGTGAAAATGACGTATCAAGAGGATATTTTCAATATTTATCATACTACAAAATTTTGATAATTATTTTTAATATTGTTCCATATTTTGCTTTAGTAATTATGGATTAG
- a CDS encoding cupin domain-containing protein — MAKVVKTSITDEKKIKEILEKEGYFNIFKWCDSEGTKYPEHTHPHYEVRWILSGHLQIIENGKTIDLFPGDRMESVANTPHSAYVPKDVCYICASR, encoded by the coding sequence ATGGCTAAGGTTGTCAAAACTTCCATAACAGATGAAAAAAAGATAAAAGAGATTTTAGAAAAAGAGGGATATTTCAATATTTTTAAATGGTGTGACAGTGAAGGGACCAAATATCCTGAACATACTCATCCACATTATGAAGTGCGTTGGATTCTATCTGGACATCTACAAATTATTGAAAATGGTAAAACAATCGATCTATTCCCTGGTGATAGAATGGAAAGTGTTGCAAATACTCCGCATAGTGCTTATGTACCAAAAGATGTTTGCTATATCTGTGCAAGTCGTTAA
- a CDS encoding SDR family oxidoreductase: MEKLMKKRVLITGAGSGFGRGTAFELAKRGYDVIASTQTDEQKSLLEEDAKKDNIALTVKKLDITDANDRLQAEEWDVDILINNAGIAESGPLAEIPMKYLRENFEVNVFGTIALTQSIVKGMMKKGFGQIIIVSSVAGRMTAPYLGSYCMTKHALEAAADVLHAELKPHNIKVSVIEPGTYSTGFNERMNQSKYKWYGKNSIFASDDKAIKDVEAWVESDQSDPSEVIDKLVEIVESKDPKFRICIPEAWEKRVRSVVCEK, from the coding sequence ATGGAAAAGTTAATGAAAAAAAGAGTATTGATAACAGGTGCAGGTTCTGGATTTGGTAGAGGAACTGCTTTTGAACTTGCAAAAAGAGGTTATGATGTGATTGCATCTACCCAAACAGATGAACAAAAATCTCTATTAGAAGAGGATGCAAAAAAAGATAATATTGCTCTTACTGTTAAAAAACTAGATATTACTGATGCTAATGATAGATTGCAAGCAGAAGAGTGGGATGTAGATATACTTATAAATAATGCGGGCATTGCTGAATCAGGACCACTTGCTGAAATACCAATGAAATATCTTCGTGAAAATTTTGAAGTCAATGTGTTTGGTACTATAGCACTGACTCAAAGTATTGTTAAAGGAATGATGAAGAAGGGATTTGGTCAGATAATCATTGTCTCTTCTGTTGCTGGACGTATGACTGCTCCCTATTTGGGTTCATACTGTATGACTAAACATGCTCTTGAAGCAGCTGCTGATGTTCTACACGCAGAGTTGAAGCCTCATAATATCAAGGTAAGTGTGATTGAACCAGGTACATATTCAACAGGGTTTAATGAACGTATGAATCAATCTAAGTATAAATGGTATGGAAAAAACTCTATTTTTGCTTCAGATGATAAGGCTATCAAGGATGTAGAAGCTTGGGTTGAGAGTGATCAGTCTGATCCTTCTGAGGTTATTGATAAACTTGTAGAGATTGTAGAGAGTAAAGATCCAAAATTTCGCATTTGCATACCAGAAGCGTGGGAAAAAAGAGTAAGAAGTGTAGTTTGTGAAAAATAG
- a CDS encoding tRNA (cytidine(34)-2'-O)-methyltransferase — protein MVNIVLVEPKIAPNTGTIGRLCVNMGASLHLIEPLGFVIEDKRLKRAGLDYWHKLNPTIWPSLDAFMKEHGNKRMWLATTKTDRPYFEVEFKPGDFLLFGSETTGLPKELLDANKEKCITIPQTPEGRSLNISISVGIIAYEAVRQNFETFKGLM, from the coding sequence ATGGTAAATATAGTACTCGTTGAACCAAAAATTGCCCCCAATACTGGGACTATAGGACGGCTTTGTGTAAATATGGGCGCATCTTTGCATCTAATAGAGCCGTTAGGATTTGTAATAGAAGATAAACGATTAAAAAGAGCAGGGCTTGATTACTGGCATAAACTCAATCCTACTATCTGGCCATCATTAGATGCTTTTATGAAAGAGCATGGCAATAAAAGAATGTGGCTTGCAACTACAAAAACAGACAGACCATATTTTGAAGTTGAGTTTAAGCCTGGTGATTTTTTGCTTTTTGGCAGTGAAACAACTGGACTTCCAAAAGAGTTGCTGGATGCAAATAAAGAAAAGTGCATTACGATTCCGCAGACTCCTGAGGGAAGAAGTTTAAATATATCCATAAGTGTAGGTATCATTGCATATGAAGCTGTAAGACAAAATTTTGAAACTTTTAAAGGATTGATGTGA
- the glyS gene encoding glycine--tRNA ligase subunit beta: protein MTQPLLIEIGVEELPAVPLLKIVDDIEKSWVKILEENRLLCEFEFSYTPRRLVLWHSEFLKKQPDSEEELFGPPVHIAFKDGEPTRAAESFAKKCGVSIDELGRGQKGGKEVLYYKKKIEGKDSEELLNEMVNAWIASMRFGKMMRWGSLKEEFIRPVRWVLALFGESVPSIELFGVKSSNTTRLHRQVSFDPIRVDSPKDYFDALKDGGVELFADKRREKILQGFESIEKDEGVSVGRDESLLDEVVAITEYPTPLIGRFDESFLKLPPEVIMTSMKEHQRYFPVFKDGTLHNSFVVVSNAKTDDFSQVIAGNERVLKPRLSDAMFFYENDLKNGLNPEGLKNIIFMDGLGSMYDKSVRESVITTKLAEVYADKLEKETSKDAKELKELASRAAMLAKADLLSEMVYEFTELQGIMGYYYAKALGEDDLVSLALRDQYLPSGEDSDLPANLFAALLAIAYKFDNLMALFSVGKIPTGSRDPFALRRAAAGIIRIVTHFDIAFNITKMVETFKNEYADFDLNELEKFFNERFYKALDANPSIITAVLASGERDVNEIVKKVNALKNIVESDEFKEIFTTFKRVANISKDIDLECDLKVDKTLFEKEEERDLFEAFQSITQKSYDNYEMKLDALFSLKPELDRFFDNVMVNAEDEKLRVNRRAIVGLIYKAFKDIADIKDIAFD, encoded by the coding sequence ATGACCCAACCCCTTCTTATTGAAATCGGTGTAGAAGAACTACCAGCTGTTCCTCTGTTGAAAATAGTTGATGATATAGAAAAGTCTTGGGTGAAGATCCTTGAAGAGAATCGACTGTTATGTGAATTTGAGTTTTCATATACTCCTCGTCGACTTGTTTTATGGCATTCAGAGTTTTTGAAAAAACAGCCAGATAGCGAAGAAGAGCTTTTTGGACCTCCTGTGCATATAGCATTTAAAGATGGTGAACCAACTCGTGCAGCTGAAAGCTTTGCAAAAAAGTGTGGAGTATCAATAGATGAGTTAGGTAGAGGCCAAAAGGGTGGTAAAGAGGTACTTTACTATAAAAAGAAGATTGAAGGCAAAGATAGTGAAGAGCTGCTTAATGAAATGGTAAATGCCTGGATCGCTTCTATGCGATTTGGGAAAATGATGCGCTGGGGCAGTTTAAAAGAGGAGTTCATTCGCCCAGTTAGATGGGTTCTTGCTCTTTTTGGAGAGAGTGTGCCAAGTATTGAACTTTTTGGTGTAAAAAGCTCTAACACAACACGTTTACATCGCCAGGTATCTTTTGACCCAATTAGAGTTGATTCACCTAAAGATTACTTTGATGCACTAAAAGATGGTGGTGTTGAACTATTTGCCGATAAGCGTCGTGAAAAGATTTTACAAGGATTTGAGTCCATAGAGAAAGATGAAGGAGTCTCTGTAGGGCGTGATGAGAGCCTTTTGGATGAAGTTGTTGCTATTACTGAGTATCCAACACCACTTATTGGTCGATTTGATGAAAGTTTCTTAAAACTTCCGCCAGAAGTCATTATGACAAGTATGAAAGAGCATCAACGCTACTTTCCTGTCTTTAAAGATGGGACTTTGCATAACAGTTTTGTTGTTGTATCTAATGCCAAGACAGATGATTTTAGTCAAGTAATTGCAGGCAATGAGCGTGTTTTAAAGCCAAGACTAAGCGATGCAATGTTTTTTTATGAAAATGACCTTAAAAATGGTCTTAATCCTGAAGGATTGAAAAATATCATCTTTATGGATGGTCTTGGTTCAATGTATGATAAGAGTGTTCGTGAAAGTGTTATTACAACAAAGCTTGCTGAAGTTTATGCCGACAAGCTTGAAAAAGAGACATCCAAAGATGCAAAAGAGCTTAAAGAGTTGGCATCTCGTGCAGCAATGCTGGCAAAAGCAGACTTGCTTAGTGAGATGGTTTATGAGTTTACTGAATTGCAGGGAATTATGGGATATTACTATGCAAAAGCACTTGGAGAAGATGATTTGGTCTCTCTCGCTTTGCGTGATCAGTACCTTCCAAGCGGTGAAGATAGTGACTTACCTGCAAATCTTTTTGCTGCACTTTTAGCTATTGCATATAAATTTGATAATTTAATGGCACTATTTTCTGTAGGTAAAATTCCTACAGGATCACGTGACCCGTTTGCTCTTAGACGTGCTGCGGCTGGTATTATACGTATTGTTACACACTTTGACATAGCGTTTAATATTACTAAGATGGTTGAGACTTTTAAAAATGAGTATGCAGATTTTGACCTTAATGAACTTGAGAAATTTTTTAATGAGCGTTTTTATAAAGCATTAGATGCCAACCCTTCAATCATTACAGCAGTTTTAGCTAGCGGTGAGCGTGATGTAAATGAGATTGTCAAGAAGGTAAATGCTCTTAAAAACATTGTTGAAAGTGATGAATTTAAAGAGATATTCACTACTTTTAAACGTGTTGCAAATATAAGTAAAGATATTGATCTTGAATGTGATTTGAAAGTAGATAAGACTCTTTTTGAAAAAGAGGAAGAGAGAGATTTATTTGAAGCATTCCAATCTATAACCCAAAAATCTTATGATAATTATGAAATGAAACTAGATGCACTTTTTTCTCTTAAACCAGAACTGGATCGTTTTTTTGACAATGTTATGGTAAATGCAGAAGATGAAAAATTGAGAGTTAACAGACGAGCTATTGTTGGTTTAATATATAAAGCATTCAAAGATATTGCCGATATAAAAGATATAGCTTTTGATTAG